The following are from one region of the Nicotiana tabacum cultivar K326 chromosome 3, ASM71507v2, whole genome shotgun sequence genome:
- the LOC107764216 gene encoding uncharacterized protein At4g37920 encodes MTHFLSLDTSISATTNLSIFHTPFSPSNAVILPLVSPKSLALPSENSKKSASRTPTRTSTKTPLTKVLASGVAATSVEGEAEVEVAQGYTITQFCDKMIDLFLNEKPKSKEWRKYLVFREEWKNYRDRFYSRCQTRTDAEADSQMKDKLISLARKVRKIDDELERHSELLKEIQDNPRDLNAIVTKRRKDFTGEFFRHLTLLSEVYDSLEERDAIARLGTRCLSAVSAYDNTLEIVGTLDTAQAKFDDILNSPSIDAACEKIKSLAKSKELDSSLVLLINGAWASAKESSTMRNEVKEIMHRVYKATQSSLRSMAPKEINLLKYLLNITDPEERFSALATAFSPGHEHDAKDPNAIYTTPKELHKWIKIMLDAYNLNKEETEIREAKQINQPVVIQRLFILKETIEAEYLEKEATKEKDSNTEVVI; translated from the exons ATGACCCATTTTCTCAGCTTGGATACATCAATTTCCGCCACCACAAATCTCTCAATCTTTCACACCCCCTTTTCACCTTCCAATGCAGTAATATTACCCTTAGTTTCTCCCAAATCTCTGGCTTTGCCCTCAGAGAATTCCAAGAAATCAGCATCAAGAACACCAACTAGAACTAGTACTAAAACCCCATTAACCA AGGTATTGGCCAGTGGTGTAGCTGCTACTTCAGTGGAGGGAGAAGCTGAGGTTGAAGTTGCTCAGGGATATACAATTACTCAGTTTTGTGATAAAATGATTGATTTATTCCTAAATGAAAAACCCAAGTCAAAAGAATGGAGAAAGTACTTGGTTTTCAGAGAAGAATGGAAAAATTACAGGGATAGATTTTACAGTAGGTGTCAAACTCGAACTGATGCAGAAGCTGATTCTCAAATGAAGGATAAATTAATTAGCTTGGCTAGAAAAGTTAGGAAG ATTGATGATGAACTGGAGAGGCATTCTGAACTTCTCAAAGAGATACAAGATAACCCGAGGGATTTGAATGCAATCGTTACTAAGAGGCGCAAGGACTTCACTGGTGAATTCTTTCGTCATTTGACTCTGCTTTCAGAAGTTTATGATAGCTTGGAGGAGCGGGATG CAATTGCCAGACTTGGGACTAGATGCTTGTCTGCAGTCAGTGCTTATGATAACACATTGGAGATTGTGGGAACACTAGATACCGCCCAAGCCAAATTTGATGACATCTTGAACTCTCCATCAATTGATGCAGCATGTGAGAAGATTAAAAGCCTTGCCAAGTCTAAAGAACTTGACTCTTCTTTGGTCCTTCTGATAAACGGTGCTTGGGCTTCAGCAAAAGAATCCTCTACCATGAGAAATGAG GTAAAGGAGATAATGCACCGTGTATACAAGGCTACACAGAGTAGTCTAAGGAGTATGGCGCCGAAAGAAATAAATCTGCTTAAGTACTTACTGAACATCACAGATCCTGAAGAGCGATTCTCAGCTTTGGCGACAGCTTTCAGTCCTGGTCATGAACATGATGCTAAGGATCCTAATGCTATTTACAC AACTCCAAAAGAGCTACACAAGTGGATTAAGATCATGCTTGACGCGTACAACCTGAATAAAGAAGAGACTGAAATTAGGGAAGCAAAGCAGATAAATCAACCTGTTGTTATTCAGAGACTTTTCATTCTGAAGGAGACAATTGAAGCAGAATATTTggaaaaagaagctactaaagaaAAAGATTCAAATACAGAAGTAGTGATATGA
- the LOC107764218 gene encoding glycine-rich domain-containing protein 2 encodes MEMELQLEWNEAQKIVINVDLVSAAKLHLEFLATLDRNRWLYEGPGLDMAIYRYYSCWLPLLAKLSESPFFEGPLVVPLDCEWVWHCHRLNPVRYKTDCEQLYGRLLDNHNVVSSLKGISEMETEVIWKRLYPNEPYDLESARALSDNIHVQILESENCSNYDLVSAVKRQSPFFYQVSRPHMNNELYLEGAVARYKGFLHLIRRNRERSIRSFSVPTYDIDLIWHTHQLHPISYCKDLVDIMGKVLDHDDTDSDRTKGMKLDTGFSGTTKLWEEMYGLRYWRAGAMYRGNAPSPLRICPYPSNPASKKADTFRMDQKIIHLPETKVLEVMLEIIGIRNLPEAHKGGFFVSFSKTHPDRIFNAKKKLTIFSESGEKQVAYFQCEPSGHLLLELISQSSHGLPISKSVEVLGSTAFSLEDLVCPASKLTMEKWLEVVPSTKIKVLEPICIRVAVSVTTPTAAPYVFHMVRSRAFSKISCFFPLPGRNQYAKNWTYVIDDDGDEVISLQMRNSKKSKRMSNSTLQKEVIGISKSGETHSLAELVGKEWLLLDSYWSLQLQTCSGDEGYLLELVGGSRIVKFFPGQRLDYEHKHCAKRRNQDDFMTAIEFSSEHPYGRALALLDLKCGVINVKEEWLLLPGTITAFILGDILRKEGYSSLLSSGNNLKDKNTSTEEANACNE; translated from the exons ATGGAGATGGAGCTGCAGTTGGAGTGGAATGAAGCACAGAAGATTGTGATAAACGTAGACCTTGTGTCTGCAGCCAAACTGCATCTTGAGTTTCTTGCTACCCTTGACAGGAACCGTTGGCTCTATGAGGGCCCTGGTCTGGATATGGCGATTTATAG GTACTATTCGTGTTGGTTACCGTTATTGGCAAAACTCTCTGAGTCCCCCTTCTTTGAAGGACCTTTGGTTGTTCCCCTTGATTGTGAATGGGTTTGGCATTGTCACAGGCTCAATCCT GTTAGATACAAGACTGACTGCGAGCAATTATATGGGAGGCTTCTTGACAACCATAATGTTGTATCTTCTCTGAAAGGAATATCAGAAATGGAAACGGAAGTGATATGGAAACGCTTGTATCCAAATGAACCCTATGACTTGGAGTCAGCAAGAGCTCTTTCAGATAATATCCATGTACAAATTCTAGAATCTGAAAACTGCAGTAACTATGATCTAGTCTCTGCTGTTAAAAGGCAAAGCCCTTTCTTCTATCAG GTGTCTAGACCCCACATGAACAACGAACTCTATCTTGAAGGAGCTGTGGCTCGATACAAGGGTTTCTTACACTTAATCCGGAGAAACAGAGAAAGATCAATCAGGAGCTTCTCTGTTCCAACTTATGACATTGACCTTATCTGGCACACTCACCAGTTACATCCTATTTCTTATTGTAAAGACCTTGTTGATATTATGGGTAAGGTGTTAGATCATGACGATACTGATTCAGACAGAACAAAAGGGATGAAGCTGGATACTGGGTTTTCTGGAACTACAAAGCTATGGGAGGAAATGTATGGTTTAAGATACTGGAGGGCAGGTGCAATGTATAGAGGAAATGCACCATCTCCTCTTAGAATTTGTCCTTATCCCTCCAATCCTGCGAGCAAGAAGGCAGACACATTCCGTATGGATCAGAAGATAATTCATCTTCCAGAGACGAAAGTTTTGGAA GTCATGTTGGAGATTATAGGCATAAGAAACTTACCTGAAGCTCACAAGGGAggcttctttgtttcttttagcAAGACACATCCTGATAGGATCTTCAATGCAAAAAAGAAACTTACTATTTTCTCTGAAAGTGGGGAAAAGCAGGTTGCTTACTTCCAATGTGAACCTAGTGGCCATCTTCTATTAGAACTCATCTCCCAATCATCTCATGGTTTGCCGATTTCAAAATCTGTTGAAGTTCTGGGTTCTACTGCCTTCTCTTTAGAAGATTTGGTTTGCCCAGCTTCGAAACTCACAATGGAAAAATGGTTGGAAGTTGTGCCAAGCACTAAAATAAAAGTACTGGAACCAATCTGTATACGAGTAGCTGTATCAGTTACAACACCTACTGCAGCACCATATGTTTTTCACATGGTTCGCTCCCGAGCATTCTCCAAAATTTCTTGTTTTTTTCCACTACCTGGAAGGAATCAGTATGCAAAGAATTGGACGTATGTCattgatgatgatggtgatgaggTCATTAGCCTGCAAATGAG GAACTCCAAGAAATCAAAGAGAATGAGCAACTCTACATTGCAAAAGGAGGTGATTGGGATCAGCAAGTCTGGTGAGACGCATTCTCTTGCGGAGTTAGTCGGGAAAGAGTGGTTGCTGTTAGATTCCTACTGGTCCCTCCAGCTTCAAACTTGCAGTGGTGATGAAGGTTACCTTTTGGAGTTGGTTGGTGGTTCCAGGATT GTAAAATTCTTCCCTGGGCAGAGATTGGATTATGAGCACAAGCATTGTGCAAAGCGAAGAAATCAAGATGATTTTATGACAGCAATTGAATTCTCTTCAGAGCACCCATATGGAAGGGCATTGGCATTGCTCGACTTAAAATGCGGTGTTATCAAT GTGAAAGAGGAGTGGTTACTTTTGCCTGGCACGATAACTGCTTTTATTCTAGGTGATATTTTGAGAAAGGAAGGGTATAGTAGCTTGCTGAGCAGTGGCAACAATTTGAAAGATAAGAATACTTCAACTGAAGAAGCTAATGCATGCAATGAATAA
- the LOC107764219 gene encoding transcription factor GTE7 → MASAVLPSRNEAHWDVYMRKYTSNSTAHSQLNSRFNPNPNPNPNFNLRRQVQNVSALPHLRQSNEPSPRTVPSLAVETANTNVPPFSWKPNAVHDLNDSFHRGYVTFNLASYSRRELKDLKKRLISDLNRVRGVLNRIESHDFVSRTSREVVQPTAAPELQQNQPALLPHHQKPGGKSKSKKLSGQKRALAALASGKEPKRQPVVEGDKFFVTMMRKCRQILTKLMKHKNGWVFNTPVDVKSLGLNDYFDIIKHPMDLGTVKLRLDRNEYRTPQDFAADVRLTFNNAMTYNPKGQDVHAMAERFLVDFEEMFKPAYKKYEAEHQKVATIMQVNRQKNLSQPALILPPNVLCEPLPVTKRSDPECLHSTLLNQHQFQEQNLRTPPAPFFVPPAVQPVIMPRPAKLPKPKAKDPNKRQMTFEEKAKLGVNLQNLPPEKMGHVVQIVKRRNPNVAQEDDEIELDFEVLDNETLWELDRFVSYHKKALSAMQRQEITEDVVATQLNKSPEKAPTPEHAMLKNKKGDIGEEDVDIGEEIPVENFPPVQIEKDAPCASSGSSSASSSSSGSDSSSSDSDSGSSSESESDEDSVQSPYVETKEI, encoded by the exons ATGGCATCGGCCGTTTTACCCAGCAGAAATGAAGCGCACTGGGATGTTTATATGAGGAAATATACAAGTAATTCCACTGCTCATTCTCAGCTCAACAGCCGGTTCAACCCTAACCCTAACCCTAACCCCAATTTTAACCTTAGAAGACAAGTCCAAAATGTTTCAGCCTTACCTCACCTCCGGCAAAGCAATGAGCCATCGCCTAGGACTGTTCCGTCGCTGGCGGTGGAAACGGCTAACACTAATGTGCCGCCGTTCAGTTGGAAACCAAATGCTGTTCATGATCTTAACGACTCGTTTCACAGAGGGTACGTGACTTTCAATTTGGCTTCTTATTCGAGAAGAGAGTTGAAGGACCTCAAGAAGCGGCTAATCTCTGATCTAAATCGGGTCCGGGGCGTTCTGAAcaggattgaatcccatgatttCGTCTCCAGGACGTCCAGAGAAGTCGTACAGCCGACGGCAGCGCCAGAGCTTCAGCAGAACCAACCGGCATTGCTCCCGCATCATCAGAAACCTGGTGGAAAGAGCAAAAGTAAGAAGCTCTCTGGACAAAAGCGAGCTTTAGCGGCGTTAGCATCGGGGAAAGAACCTAAGCGGCAACCAGTGGTCGAAGGGGATAAGTTTTTTGTAACTATGATGAGGAAGTGCCGGCAGATATTGACGAAATTAATGAAGCATAAGAATGGCTGGGTGTTTAATACACCAGTGGATGTTAAGAGCCTGGGACTTAATGATTATTTTGATATCATAAAGCACCCTATGGATCTCGGAACTGTGAAATTAAGGCTGGACAGGAATGAGTACAGAACCCCACAAGATTTTGCGGCTGATGTGAGACTGACTTTCAACAATGCCATGACTTATAACCCTAAAGGCCAGGATGTCCATGCTATGGCTGAAAGGTTCCTAGTTGATTTTGAAGAGATGTTTAAACCAGCTTACAAAAAGTATGAAGCTGAGCATCAGAAGGTTGCAACTATTATGCAGGTAAATCGCCAGAAGAATCTGTCCCAGCCTGCACTAATTCTGCCACCAAATGTGTTATGTGAACCATTGCCGGTTACAAAAAGATCAGACCCTGAGTGCTTGCATTCCACATTGTTGAATCAACACCAATTTCAAGAACAGAATTTGAGAACACCACCTGCACCATTTTTTGTACCCCCTGCAGTGCAGCCTGTCATTATGCCTCGCCCAGCTAAATTGCCCAAACCTAAGGCCAAGGATCCAAACAAAAGACAGATGACCTTTGAGGAGAAGGCAAAGTTAGGGGTTAACTTGCAGAATCTTCCACCAGAGAAGATGGGTCATGTGGTGCAAATTGTGAAGAGGAGGAACCCTAATGTGGCACAGGAAGATGACGAGATTGAGCTTGACTTCGAGGTCCTTGACAATGAAACGCTATGGGAACTGGATAGATTTGTAAGTTACCATAAGAAGGCTCTGAGCGCAATGCAGAGACAAGAAATCACTGAAGATGTTGTTGCCACACAGCTCAACAAG TCGCCTGAGAAGGCACCAACACCAGAGCATGCAATGCTGAAAAACAAGAAGGGGGACATTGGGGAAGAGGATGTTGATATCGGTGAGGAAATACCAGTTGAAAACTTTCCTCCTGTGCAGATCGAGAAGGATGCCCCATGTGCAAGTAGTGGGTCAAGCAGTGCTAGTAGCTCAAGTTCTGGCAGTGATTCTTCTTCCAGTG ATTCAGATTCAGGAAGTTCGTCTGAGAGTGAGTCTGATGAGGATAGTGTACAGTCACCTTATGTTGAAACAAAAGAGATATAA